Proteins encoded by one window of Tunturibacter psychrotolerans:
- a CDS encoding FMN-dependent NADH-azoreductase has product MPTLLVVNSSPFSETSVSRGLTSEFVENWKKANPTGKVIIRDLAASNLKTIDAAWVGAAYTPKDARSAEQTEALVLSATLLAELRAADEYVLGVPMHNFGVPAVLKLWIDQIARVGETFSYASGAPKGLLIGKRATFLVATGGAYDAGTQMASFNHVEPYLRDVFGFLGVTDTTFLSAGGAAALMQGQTDRATFLQPHFEAIRSQFAAA; this is encoded by the coding sequence ATGCCCACATTACTTGTTGTGAATTCGAGCCCATTTTCTGAAACGTCCGTCTCTCGCGGTTTGACCAGTGAATTTGTTGAGAACTGGAAGAAGGCGAACCCAACCGGGAAGGTGATTATCCGTGACCTTGCCGCCAGCAATTTGAAGACGATCGATGCTGCGTGGGTTGGCGCGGCGTATACACCGAAGGATGCGCGTAGTGCGGAGCAGACCGAGGCGCTTGTGCTCTCTGCCACTCTGCTTGCCGAGCTAAGGGCTGCCGATGAGTATGTTCTTGGCGTGCCGATGCACAACTTCGGAGTGCCTGCGGTGCTCAAGCTCTGGATCGACCAGATTGCGCGGGTCGGCGAGACCTTTTCTTATGCAAGCGGAGCGCCGAAGGGCTTGCTGATCGGGAAGAGAGCTACGTTCCTGGTTGCGACAGGTGGCGCGTATGATGCGGGGACGCAGATGGCCTCGTTCAATCACGTCGAGCCTTATCTGCGTGACGTGTTTGGCTTCCTGGGCGTGACGGATACGACCTTCCTGTCGGCTGGTGGAGCAGCTGCACTGATGCAGGGCCAGACGGATCGTGCGACTTTCCTGCAGCCGCACTTCGAGGCGATTCGTTCACAGTTTGCAGCGGCTTAA
- a CDS encoding NAD(P)-dependent oxidoreductase, whose protein sequence is MNVVVYGATGNSGKEIVKELLRRGHKVTAVARKVDSIKAEQGVTAKADDLSKVDAIAAIVTGADAVVSAYAPPANDTDAIVGVTEREIAAVKKAGAKRLLVVGGAGLLEVAPGVTLIKSGHLPAEYLPIATSHEKALEVLRKSDINWTYLSPAAYFVPGDRTGKFRLGTKELISDAKGESKISFADYAIALVDEIEKPAHERASFSVGY, encoded by the coding sequence ATGAACGTTGTGGTGTATGGAGCGACAGGAAACTCGGGCAAGGAGATTGTGAAGGAGCTGCTTCGGCGCGGACATAAAGTGACTGCGGTGGCGCGTAAGGTGGATTCGATCAAGGCAGAGCAGGGAGTGACTGCCAAGGCGGATGACCTCTCGAAAGTGGATGCGATCGCTGCGATTGTTACGGGCGCTGATGCTGTGGTGAGCGCGTATGCTCCCCCTGCGAACGATACGGATGCGATTGTTGGTGTGACGGAGCGAGAGATTGCCGCGGTGAAGAAGGCCGGCGCAAAACGGCTGCTGGTGGTTGGCGGCGCGGGATTGTTGGAGGTTGCGCCCGGAGTGACGCTGATCAAGTCGGGACACCTTCCGGCGGAGTATTTGCCGATCGCAACTTCGCATGAGAAGGCGCTGGAGGTGCTGCGGAAATCTGACATCAACTGGACGTATCTGAGCCCAGCAGCGTATTTCGTGCCGGGAGATCGGACGGGTAAGTTTCGGCTGGGGACGAAGGAGCTGATCTCAGATGCAAAGGGGGAGAGCAAAATCTCTTTCGCGGACTATGCGATTGCACTAGTAGACGAGATTGAGAAGCCGGCGCATGAACGGGCTTCGTTTTCTGTTGGATACTGA
- a CDS encoding DUF6526 family protein, whose product MPAPQNFTNHTRYHPPFHFVIIPLLILNLIFAIYITVHNWPGYQHTHLWNIVMAIVFLLMAGNARESAMKAQDRVIRLEERLRLHALLPEADRAHIDELTTRQLIALRFASDDELPELAHRALTKNMEPKAIKQAIVNWRGDHHRI is encoded by the coding sequence ATGCCAGCACCGCAAAATTTTACAAACCACACGCGCTACCATCCGCCCTTTCACTTCGTCATCATTCCCCTGCTCATCCTCAATCTCATCTTTGCCATCTACATCACCGTCCACAACTGGCCTGGCTACCAGCACACTCATCTCTGGAACATCGTCATGGCTATCGTCTTTCTCCTGATGGCCGGCAACGCCCGCGAGTCAGCTATGAAAGCCCAGGACCGCGTCATCCGCCTCGAAGAGCGCCTCCGCCTTCACGCGTTGCTCCCCGAAGCCGACCGCGCCCACATCGACGAGCTCACCACCCGACAGCTCATCGCCCTCCGCTTCGCCTCCGACGACGAACTCCCCGAACTCGCCCACCGGGCCCTCACCAAAAACATGGAGCCCAAGGCCATCAAGCAGGCCATCGTCAACTGGCGCGGCGACCACCACCGCATCTAG
- a CDS encoding deoxyribonuclease IV, producing MKISAKKRIGVHVGTAGGTWTAVERAVAAGANTFQIFSSSPRQWRAAAVKPEDAKKMRELRAKHDVGPVAIHASYLINLCSQTESVRVNGVAAFRGEVERALALGAEYLVLHPGSWKGLTREEGLRLAAESIEKAIDGVAWQGKDFKILIENTAGAEFSLGAKLEQVAELVERLKACAPVGVCLDTCHVHVSGYDIVSPDGYTETMLLVRDTVGFDDVKVWHCNDAKAAMGSKLDRHEHIGEGTIGAEVFRRLLHDERFGHAVFIAETPVDAPGDEARNVGVLRTLAAG from the coding sequence ATGAAGATTTCAGCGAAAAAGCGGATTGGCGTGCATGTGGGGACGGCGGGGGGAACGTGGACCGCGGTGGAGCGGGCGGTGGCGGCGGGAGCGAATACGTTTCAGATTTTCTCTTCGAGTCCGCGACAGTGGCGAGCGGCTGCGGTGAAGCCGGAGGATGCGAAGAAGATGCGGGAGCTGAGGGCGAAACATGATGTGGGCCCGGTGGCGATTCATGCTAGTTATCTGATTAATCTTTGCAGCCAGACGGAGAGCGTGCGCGTGAATGGCGTGGCTGCGTTTCGTGGGGAGGTGGAGCGGGCGCTGGCGCTGGGGGCGGAATATCTGGTGCTGCACCCTGGGAGCTGGAAGGGACTGACGCGGGAGGAAGGCTTGCGGCTGGCGGCGGAGTCGATTGAGAAAGCGATTGATGGCGTGGCCTGGCAGGGGAAGGATTTTAAGATTTTGATTGAGAACACGGCGGGGGCGGAGTTTTCGCTGGGGGCGAAGCTGGAGCAGGTGGCGGAGTTGGTGGAGCGGCTGAAGGCTTGTGCGCCGGTGGGGGTTTGTCTGGACACGTGCCACGTGCATGTGTCGGGGTATGACATTGTGTCGCCGGATGGTTATACCGAGACGATGTTGCTGGTGCGCGATACGGTTGGGTTCGACGATGTGAAGGTGTGGCACTGCAATGATGCGAAGGCGGCGATGGGATCGAAGCTGGACCGGCATGAGCACATTGGTGAGGGGACGATTGGGGCGGAGGTGTTTCGGCGGCTACTGCATGATGAGCGGTTTGGGCATGCGGTGTTTATTGCGGAGACGCCGGTGGATGCTCCGGGGGATGAGGCGCGGAATGTGGGGGTGTTGCGGACGCTGGCTGCGGGATGA
- a CDS encoding FAD-binding protein, producing MNKRQFLKGSGSILTAAMLSRFVSASEQDTAHQTAPRTNWAGNLTFHTDTLYQPKTTEEVQHIVKSCDKLRALGRGHSFNTIADSTHAQISLKQLDSIDIDAKARTATVGAGVTYGKLAPIIDAQGFAVPNLASLPHVSVIGACATATHGSGSNNGNLATIVSGLELVTADGTLHTFSPAKDDDKFLGQVVNLGGLGVVTKTTLDLQPTFQVAQVVYENLSFSQLEKHLDEIFLSGYSVSLFTDWQNHQATQVWVKRRLEPGATSVQFAPEFFGAKRATQKLHPVAGHAAEPCTEQLGVPGPWYERLPHFKLNFTPSSGAEIQTEYFVPREHAYEAILAVEQLRDRITPHLFITELRTIAADNLWLSMAYQRPSLAIHFTWKPEWDAVQAILPLIEEKLAPFNPRPHWAKVFTLPPAKIQHQYPKMRNYQALLKHYDPQGKFRNQFLDTNIFSS from the coding sequence ATGAATAAGCGACAGTTCCTCAAAGGCTCCGGCTCCATCCTTACCGCCGCCATGCTCTCCCGCTTCGTCTCAGCCTCCGAGCAAGACACCGCCCACCAGACTGCGCCACGAACCAACTGGGCCGGCAATCTCACCTTCCACACCGACACTCTTTACCAGCCAAAAACTACCGAAGAGGTCCAGCACATCGTCAAAAGCTGCGACAAGCTTCGCGCCCTCGGCCGCGGTCACTCCTTCAACACCATCGCCGACAGCACCCACGCCCAAATATCCCTCAAGCAGCTCGACTCCATCGACATCGACGCCAAAGCCCGCACCGCTACCGTGGGCGCCGGTGTCACCTACGGCAAGCTAGCCCCCATCATCGACGCCCAGGGCTTCGCCGTTCCCAACCTCGCATCACTCCCACACGTCTCCGTCATCGGAGCCTGCGCCACCGCCACCCACGGCTCCGGCAGCAACAACGGCAATCTCGCCACCATCGTCTCCGGCCTCGAGCTCGTCACTGCCGACGGCACCCTCCACACTTTCTCCCCCGCCAAAGACGACGACAAGTTCCTCGGCCAGGTCGTCAACCTCGGCGGCCTCGGTGTCGTCACCAAAACCACCCTCGATCTCCAACCCACCTTCCAGGTCGCGCAGGTCGTCTACGAAAACCTCTCCTTCTCGCAACTCGAAAAGCATCTCGACGAGATCTTTCTCAGCGGCTACAGCGTCAGCCTCTTCACCGACTGGCAAAATCACCAAGCCACCCAAGTCTGGGTCAAACGCCGCCTCGAACCCGGAGCCACTTCCGTACAATTCGCCCCCGAGTTCTTCGGAGCAAAACGAGCCACGCAAAAACTCCACCCCGTCGCGGGCCACGCCGCCGAACCCTGCACCGAGCAACTCGGCGTCCCCGGGCCCTGGTACGAGCGCCTTCCCCACTTCAAGCTCAACTTCACTCCCAGCAGCGGCGCCGAAATCCAAACCGAATATTTCGTCCCACGCGAGCACGCTTACGAGGCCATCCTCGCCGTCGAACAACTCCGCGACCGCATCACCCCACACCTCTTCATCACCGAGCTCCGCACCATCGCCGCCGACAATCTCTGGCTCAGCATGGCCTACCAGCGCCCCTCCCTCGCCATCCACTTCACCTGGAAGCCCGAGTGGGACGCCGTCCAGGCCATCCTGCCCCTCATCGAAGAAAAACTCGCGCCTTTCAACCCCCGCCCCCACTGGGCCAAAGTCTTCACCCTCCCACCCGCAAAGATCCAGCACCAGTACCCCAAAATGCGCAACTACCAAGCCCTCCTCAAGCATTACGACCCACAAGGAAAGTTCCGCAACCAGTTCCTGGACACCAATATATTCAGCAGCTGA